The following proteins are co-located in the Streptosporangium brasiliense genome:
- a CDS encoding polyribonucleotide nucleotidyltransferase: MEGVHSSEAVIDNGSFGTRTIRFETGRLARQAAGSAVVYLDDETMVLSATTASKNPKENLDFFPLTVDVEERMYAAGRIPGSFFRREGRPSEDAILTCRLIDRPLRPSFVKGLRNEIQVVATVMALNPDHLYDVVAINAASLSTQLAGLPFSGPIGGVRVALIEGQWVAFPTHAELANATFDMVVAGRVLEDGDVAIMMVEAESTRDTLKLVADGAVAPTEETVAQGLEASKPFIKVLCEAQSKVAKVAAKETAEYPLFLDYQDDVLEAVTGAVKSELAAALTIAGKQERETELDRVKALAAEKVGSEFEGREKEIGAAFRSLTKKLMRERVISEGVRIDGRGVKDIRQLNAEVHVVPRVHGSALFERGETQILGITTLNMLRMEQMIDTLNPERTKRYMHNYNFPPYSTGETGRVGSPKRREIGHGALAERALVPVLPAREEFPYAIRQVSEALGSNGSTSMGSVCASTMALLDAGVPLKGIVAGIAMGLINEGDQYVTLTDILGAEDAMGDMDFKVAGTKDVITALQLDTKLDGIPASVLAAALKQAKGARLAIIDVMQEAIDSPAEMNATAPRIITIKVPVDKIGEVIGPKGKMINQIQDDTGAEITIEDDGTIYIGATDGPSAEAARSAINAIANPHMPEVGERYLGTVVKIAAFGAFISLMPGKDGLLHVSQIRKLHGGKRIENVEDVMNVGEKVQVEIAEIDSRGKLSLVPVEVIEKEAAAKAEGGAPEEEPAAPAADERPREERPRRTRTRTSGGGRGGEDRNS; encoded by the coding sequence GTGGAGGGTGTCCACAGCAGTGAAGCCGTCATCGACAACGGCTCTTTCGGCACGCGTACCATCCGGTTCGAGACCGGCCGGCTCGCACGCCAGGCGGCGGGTTCCGCCGTCGTCTACCTGGACGACGAGACGATGGTCCTGTCCGCGACCACCGCTTCCAAGAATCCCAAGGAGAACCTCGACTTCTTCCCCCTCACGGTGGACGTCGAGGAGCGGATGTACGCCGCGGGCCGCATCCCCGGCTCCTTCTTCCGCCGTGAGGGCCGTCCCTCCGAGGACGCCATCCTCACCTGTCGGCTGATCGACCGGCCGCTGCGCCCGTCGTTCGTCAAGGGGCTGCGCAACGAGATCCAGGTCGTCGCGACCGTCATGGCGCTCAACCCCGACCACCTCTACGACGTGGTCGCGATCAACGCCGCGTCCCTGTCCACCCAGCTCGCCGGGCTGCCCTTCTCCGGCCCGATCGGCGGCGTCCGCGTCGCGCTGATCGAGGGCCAGTGGGTCGCCTTCCCGACCCACGCGGAGCTGGCCAACGCCACCTTCGACATGGTGGTCGCCGGCCGCGTCCTGGAGGACGGCGACGTCGCGATCATGATGGTCGAGGCCGAGTCCACCCGCGACACGCTCAAGCTCGTCGCCGACGGCGCCGTGGCTCCGACCGAGGAGACCGTCGCCCAGGGCCTGGAGGCCTCCAAGCCGTTCATCAAGGTCCTGTGCGAGGCGCAGTCCAAGGTCGCCAAGGTCGCCGCCAAGGAGACCGCCGAATACCCGCTGTTCCTCGACTACCAGGACGACGTCCTGGAGGCGGTGACCGGCGCGGTCAAGAGCGAGCTGGCCGCGGCGCTGACCATCGCCGGCAAGCAGGAGCGCGAGACCGAGCTCGACCGCGTCAAGGCCCTGGCCGCCGAGAAGGTCGGCTCCGAGTTCGAGGGCCGCGAGAAGGAGATCGGCGCGGCGTTCCGCTCGCTGACCAAGAAGCTCATGCGCGAGCGGGTCATCTCCGAGGGCGTCCGCATCGACGGCCGCGGCGTCAAGGACATCCGGCAGCTCAACGCCGAGGTCCACGTCGTGCCCCGGGTGCACGGCTCGGCTCTGTTCGAGCGCGGCGAGACCCAGATCCTGGGCATCACCACGCTGAACATGCTCCGCATGGAGCAGATGATCGACACGCTCAACCCGGAGCGCACCAAGCGCTACATGCACAACTACAACTTCCCGCCCTACTCCACCGGTGAGACCGGCCGGGTGGGCTCGCCCAAGCGCCGCGAGATCGGCCACGGCGCGCTCGCCGAGCGGGCGCTCGTCCCGGTCCTGCCGGCCCGCGAGGAGTTCCCCTACGCGATCCGCCAGGTCTCCGAGGCGCTGGGCTCCAACGGCTCGACCTCCATGGGCTCGGTCTGCGCCTCGACCATGGCGCTGCTCGACGCGGGCGTCCCCCTCAAGGGCATCGTCGCGGGCATCGCGATGGGCCTGATCAACGAGGGCGACCAGTACGTCACGCTGACCGACATCCTCGGCGCCGAGGACGCCATGGGCGACATGGACTTCAAGGTCGCCGGCACCAAGGACGTCATCACCGCCCTCCAGCTCGACACCAAGCTCGACGGCATCCCCGCCTCGGTCCTGGCCGCCGCGCTGAAGCAGGCCAAGGGCGCCCGCCTGGCCATCATCGACGTGATGCAGGAGGCCATCGACTCCCCGGCGGAGATGAACGCGACGGCCCCGCGCATCATCACGATCAAGGTCCCGGTGGACAAGATCGGCGAGGTCATCGGCCCGAAGGGCAAGATGATCAACCAGATCCAGGACGACACCGGCGCCGAGATCACGATCGAGGACGACGGGACCATCTACATCGGCGCCACCGACGGCCCGTCCGCCGAGGCGGCCCGGTCGGCGATCAACGCCATCGCCAACCCGCACATGCCGGAGGTCGGCGAGCGCTACCTGGGCACGGTCGTCAAGATCGCCGCCTTCGGCGCTTTCATCTCCCTCATGCCGGGCAAGGACGGCCTGCTGCACGTCTCCCAGATCCGCAAGCTGCACGGCGGCAAGCGCATCGAGAACGTCGAGGACGTCATGAACGTCGGCGAGAAGGTCCAGGTGGAGATCGCCGAGATCGACTCGCGCGGCAAGCTCTCCCTGGTGCCCGTCGAGGTCATCGAGAAGGAGGCCGCGGCCAAGGCCGAGGGCGGCGCCCCCGAGGAGGAGCCCGCGGCACCCGCCGCCGACGAGCGGCCCCGCGAGGAGCGGCCCCGCCGCACCCGCACCCGCACCAGCGGCGGCGGCCGCGGAGGAGAAGACCGCAACTCGTGA
- a CDS encoding M16 family metallopeptidase, producing MTTTLHPGKDGAGVVQRTVLPGGLRVVTESMPTVRSVAVGMWVGIGSRDEAPEHMGASHFLEHLLFKGTPTRDALEISAAIEGIGGEINAFTAKEYTCYYARVLDEDLRVAIDVLADVVTSSLITPEDVEAERGVILEEIAMHDDDPSDMVHEQFSAELYGDTPIGRPILGTVESINAVSRDRIAEYYHRYYLPTHTVVSVAGNVSHEQVVALVAAAYERAGALGGDASPIPPRLSGPGVGTRSGVRVVHRPTEQANLVLGTTGLTRTDERRFALGVFNAALGGGMSSRLFQEIREKRGLAYSAYSYTSAHADTGQFGIYVGCLPSKTDDVLKICREEVLRVIADGITEEEIVRGKGQMRGGLVLGLEDTGSRMSRIGKGELVYDELLSVDDVLARIEAVTPDEITEVARDVLNRPMTLAVIGPYEDKDFSWAVNG from the coding sequence ATGACCACCACTCTGCACCCCGGCAAGGACGGTGCCGGGGTGGTGCAGCGCACCGTCCTCCCCGGTGGGCTCCGGGTGGTGACCGAGTCCATGCCGACCGTGCGTTCCGTCGCGGTCGGCATGTGGGTCGGCATCGGATCGCGGGACGAGGCCCCCGAGCACATGGGGGCCTCCCACTTCCTTGAGCACCTGCTGTTCAAGGGCACCCCCACGCGGGACGCACTGGAGATCTCCGCGGCGATCGAGGGCATCGGCGGTGAGATCAACGCCTTCACCGCCAAGGAATACACCTGCTACTACGCGCGGGTCCTCGACGAGGACCTGCGGGTGGCGATCGACGTGCTCGCCGACGTGGTGACCTCCTCGCTCATCACCCCGGAGGACGTCGAGGCCGAGCGTGGCGTGATCCTGGAGGAGATCGCCATGCACGACGACGACCCCTCCGACATGGTGCACGAGCAGTTCTCCGCCGAGCTGTACGGCGACACGCCCATCGGCCGGCCGATCCTCGGCACGGTCGAGTCGATCAACGCCGTCAGCCGTGACCGGATCGCCGAGTACTACCACCGCTACTACCTGCCGACGCACACCGTGGTGTCGGTGGCCGGCAACGTCAGCCACGAGCAGGTCGTCGCGCTGGTCGCCGCGGCCTACGAGCGGGCCGGAGCCCTCGGCGGGGACGCCTCGCCCATCCCTCCGCGTCTGTCCGGCCCCGGCGTCGGGACCCGCTCCGGGGTCCGGGTGGTGCACCGGCCGACCGAGCAGGCCAACCTGGTCCTCGGCACGACCGGCCTCACCCGCACCGACGAGCGCCGCTTCGCGCTGGGCGTGTTCAACGCGGCCCTGGGCGGCGGCATGTCCTCGCGGCTGTTCCAGGAGATCAGGGAGAAGCGGGGGCTGGCCTACTCCGCCTACTCCTACACCTCCGCCCACGCCGACACCGGCCAGTTCGGCATCTACGTCGGCTGCCTGCCGTCGAAGACCGACGACGTGCTGAAGATCTGCCGTGAGGAGGTCCTCCGGGTGATCGCCGACGGCATCACCGAGGAGGAGATCGTCCGCGGCAAGGGACAGATGCGCGGCGGTCTGGTGCTCGGGCTGGAGGACACCGGCTCCAGGATGTCCAGGATCGGCAAGGGCGAGCTCGTCTACGACGAGCTGCTCTCCGTCGACGACGTCCTGGCCAGGATCGAGGCGGTGACGCCGGATGAGATCACCGAGGTCGCCCGCGACGTCCTCAACCGTCCGATGACCCTCGCGGTGATCGGCCCCTACGAGGACAAGGACTTCAGCTGGGCCGTGAACGGCTAG
- the tenA gene encoding thiaminase II — protein MSRFRDELWQVVEGVYGEILVHPFLTGLTDGTLPREVFRHFVVQETHFLPDYARALAACGVRAADPAVVQRFAADAARTVEVEHSLHVELLAAFGMDEGDALGEGATPTTVGYGSYLLRACHLGTFPEALGAIVPCYWIYAKVGEELLKQSSPDPLYAWWIETYGNEHYQETVAGVLDLLDGVAAELPETDRGRLCEHALTTARYEWLFWDAAWRRESWPV, from the coding sequence GTGAGCCGGTTCCGTGATGAGTTGTGGCAGGTCGTCGAGGGTGTCTACGGCGAGATCCTGGTCCACCCGTTTCTCACGGGGCTGACCGACGGGACCCTGCCGCGTGAGGTCTTCCGGCACTTCGTGGTGCAGGAGACGCACTTCCTGCCCGACTACGCGCGGGCGCTGGCGGCCTGCGGGGTGCGGGCCGCCGACCCGGCCGTGGTGCAGCGCTTCGCCGCCGACGCGGCGCGCACGGTCGAGGTCGAGCACAGCCTCCACGTCGAGCTGCTGGCCGCGTTCGGGATGGACGAGGGCGACGCGCTCGGCGAGGGGGCCACTCCCACCACCGTCGGTTACGGCTCCTACCTGCTGCGAGCCTGCCACCTGGGCACCTTCCCCGAGGCGCTGGGCGCGATCGTGCCCTGTTACTGGATCTACGCGAAGGTCGGCGAGGAGCTGCTGAAGCAGTCGTCGCCCGACCCGCTCTACGCGTGGTGGATCGAGACCTACGGCAACGAGCACTACCAGGAGACCGTCGCCGGGGTGCTGGACCTGCTCGACGGGGTCGCCGCGGAGCTGCCCGAGACCGACCGGGGGAGGCTGTGCGAGCACGCGCTGACCACCGCGCGCTACGAGTGGCTGTTCTGGGACGCGGCGTGGCGGCGGGAGTCCTGGCCGGTCTGA
- a CDS encoding PucR family transcriptional regulator: MRLRDLCQVDHLGLKVLSGHDLLDRRVRGVATTDLIEPGRFLKAGELVLTELTWHDGPESAGRFVAALVEAGVAALCSGTALKVPPADLIDACADAGLPMLALGVDVSFSALTEYVLRALIDEFGSAPGRPYGSRRRLASTLVDGGSLSKVVTTVAGELDVPCWVMSATGRVVVGSQPLPAGAGGRLAHAFLSARFLPGTAAQADGTVLSVFPVSKGAPHRIANWFLAYAGEQVRAGGEHEDLIVELAALVALERSRLEAAQRIERRVLDQLLGLLASGDANLPGVVSRLHTLHIETEHGLLAVALAVEGADRAEEVGVAVLDELLRPLAPGVATAVGREAVALVPLAGNTAAELTAHMLAGAATLEAGLGQARITIGVSSVTTGPAALSSLIEEARHARTLAELGEGRVSAITGADVSSHRSLIAAIPGELRRSFRTRLLGPLEEYDAAHQTDLVETLETFLEESGSWAATADRLHVHVNTLRYRLKRIEELTGRSLNALDERVDFLLALRMR; encoded by the coding sequence ATGCGCCTGCGGGACCTGTGCCAGGTCGATCACCTGGGGCTGAAGGTGCTCAGCGGCCACGATCTGCTCGACCGCCGGGTCCGTGGCGTCGCGACCACCGACCTGATCGAGCCGGGCCGCTTCCTCAAGGCCGGTGAGCTCGTCCTGACCGAGCTGACCTGGCACGACGGCCCCGAGTCCGCCGGGCGGTTCGTGGCGGCGCTGGTGGAGGCCGGGGTCGCCGCGCTCTGCTCCGGCACCGCGCTGAAGGTCCCGCCGGCCGACCTCATCGACGCCTGCGCCGACGCGGGGCTGCCGATGCTGGCGCTCGGCGTCGACGTCTCCTTCAGCGCGCTCACCGAATACGTGCTGCGCGCCCTGATCGACGAGTTCGGCTCCGCCCCGGGCCGGCCGTACGGCTCCCGCAGGAGGCTGGCCAGCACGCTCGTGGACGGCGGGAGCCTGAGCAAGGTCGTCACCACGGTGGCGGGGGAGCTGGACGTGCCCTGCTGGGTGATGTCGGCGACCGGCCGGGTGGTCGTGGGCTCGCAGCCGCTGCCGGCCGGGGCGGGTGGGCGGCTGGCGCACGCATTCCTGTCGGCGCGCTTCCTGCCCGGTACGGCGGCGCAGGCCGACGGCACGGTGCTGTCGGTGTTCCCGGTCAGCAAGGGGGCGCCGCACCGGATCGCCAACTGGTTCCTGGCCTACGCCGGGGAGCAGGTGCGGGCGGGCGGCGAGCACGAGGACCTGATCGTGGAGCTGGCCGCGCTGGTGGCCCTGGAGCGCTCCCGGCTGGAGGCGGCGCAGCGGATCGAGCGGCGGGTGCTGGACCAGCTCCTGGGACTGCTCGCCTCCGGCGACGCGAACCTGCCGGGCGTGGTCTCCCGGCTGCACACCCTGCACATCGAGACCGAGCACGGCCTGCTGGCCGTGGCGCTCGCGGTCGAGGGGGCCGACCGGGCCGAGGAGGTGGGCGTCGCCGTGCTCGACGAGCTGCTGCGCCCGCTGGCGCCGGGGGTGGCGACGGCGGTGGGCCGGGAGGCGGTCGCGCTCGTCCCGCTGGCGGGCAACACCGCCGCCGAGCTGACCGCCCACATGCTGGCCGGGGCGGCCACGCTGGAGGCCGGGCTGGGCCAGGCCCGGATCACGATCGGCGTCAGCAGCGTCACCACGGGACCGGCCGCGCTGAGCAGCCTGATCGAGGAGGCCCGGCACGCCCGCACGCTGGCCGAGCTGGGCGAGGGCCGGGTGTCGGCGATCACCGGCGCCGACGTCAGCTCCCACCGCTCGCTGATCGCGGCGATCCCGGGGGAGCTGCGCCGCTCGTTCCGGACGCGGCTGCTGGGGCCGCTGGAGGAGTATGACGCGGCCCACCAGACGGACCTGGTCGAGACGCTGGAGACGTTCCTGGAGGAGTCGGGTTCGTGGGCGGCGACCGCCGACCGGCTCCACGTCCACGTCAACACGTTGCGCTACCGGTTGAAGCGGATCGAGGAGCTGACCGGACGCTCGCTCAACGCCCTGGACGAGCGGGTCGACTTCCTGCTGGCGCTCAGGATGCGCTAG
- a CDS encoding haloalkane dehalogenase, translating into MTSPQTPRIDAADPHPRRRIRVLDTEMSHVDTGDGDPIVFLHGNPTSAYLWRNIIPAVHDLGRCLAPDLVGMGRSGPAPDGGYRFGDHALYLDAWFDALGLTENVTLVLHDWGSALGFHWAARHPERVKAIAYMEAIVQPRLWSDFPHGRDELFRALRSDRGEHLVMEENFFVETVLPKSVMRTLTDEEMAAYRAPFQTPASRLPTLVLARELPIDGTPGDVAEIVEQYGRHLSQSPVPKLLVAAEPGALLVGRAAEYARSWPNQREVTVKGSHYIQEDSPVEIGTALRDFLNDL; encoded by the coding sequence ATGACATCCCCCCAGACTCCGCGGATCGACGCCGCCGACCCCCACCCCCGCAGGCGGATCCGTGTCCTGGACACCGAGATGAGCCACGTCGACACGGGCGACGGTGACCCGATCGTGTTCCTGCACGGGAACCCGACCTCCGCCTATCTCTGGCGCAACATCATCCCCGCCGTCCACGACCTCGGCCGGTGCCTGGCCCCGGACCTGGTCGGCATGGGCCGCTCCGGCCCGGCACCCGACGGCGGCTACCGGTTCGGCGACCACGCGCTCTATCTCGACGCGTGGTTCGACGCCCTGGGCCTGACGGAGAACGTCACACTGGTCCTGCACGACTGGGGATCGGCGCTCGGTTTCCACTGGGCGGCCCGTCACCCGGAGCGGGTCAAGGCGATCGCCTACATGGAGGCCATCGTCCAGCCCCGGCTCTGGTCGGACTTCCCGCACGGCCGCGACGAGCTGTTCCGCGCGCTCCGGTCCGACCGGGGAGAACACCTGGTCATGGAGGAGAACTTCTTCGTCGAGACGGTCCTGCCCAAGAGCGTCATGCGCACGCTGACCGACGAGGAGATGGCGGCCTACCGCGCGCCGTTCCAGACGCCCGCCTCCCGCCTGCCGACGCTGGTGCTCGCCCGTGAGCTGCCGATCGACGGGACTCCCGGCGACGTCGCCGAGATCGTCGAACAGTACGGGCGCCACCTCTCGCAGAGTCCCGTCCCCAAGCTGCTCGTGGCGGCCGAGCCCGGGGCCCTGCTCGTCGGCCGGGCCGCGGAATACGCCCGGAGCTGGCCGAACCAGCGCGAGGTGACCGTCAAGGGGAGCCACTACATCCAGGAGGACTCCCCCGTCGAGATCGGAACCGCTCTCCGCGACTTCCTCAACGATCTCTGA
- a CDS encoding TetR/AcrR family transcriptional regulator — MARPSKKEQILREGLEVVRRRGFNAAGVRDITSAAGVPQGSFTNHFTSKEAFGLEILDRYFADVHTTMAATVEGAGSGPLERLRAYFDAITDRLEDRGWHHGCLIGNMSLEVAEHSEAIRARLTEIFSQWREPFARCLLEAEAAGQIRLDVPAVELADFLITSWQGAILRMKVERTPEPLERFKRVVFATVIHS; from the coding sequence GTGGCCAGACCATCGAAGAAGGAACAGATCCTGCGCGAGGGCCTAGAGGTGGTGCGCCGCCGGGGGTTCAACGCCGCCGGAGTGCGCGACATCACCTCCGCGGCGGGCGTGCCGCAGGGCTCATTCACCAATCACTTCACCTCCAAGGAGGCGTTCGGGCTGGAGATTCTCGACCGCTACTTCGCCGACGTGCACACGACCATGGCGGCGACCGTGGAGGGGGCCGGCAGCGGGCCGCTGGAAAGGCTGCGCGCCTACTTCGACGCGATCACCGACCGGCTTGAGGATCGCGGCTGGCACCACGGCTGCCTGATCGGGAACATGAGCCTGGAGGTGGCCGAGCACAGCGAGGCGATCCGCGCCAGGCTCACCGAGATCTTCAGCCAGTGGCGGGAGCCTTTCGCGCGGTGCCTGCTGGAGGCCGAGGCCGCCGGTCAGATCCGGCTCGACGTGCCGGCCGTGGAGCTGGCGGACTTCCTGATCACCTCATGGCAGGGCGCCATCCTCCGCATGAAGGTCGAGCGGACCCCCGAACCCCTGGAGCGGTTCAAGCGCGTCGTGTTCGCCACAGTGATCCATTCCTGA
- a CDS encoding amidohydrolase, with translation MNDLVVRNARIHTVDPALPRAQALAVRDGRITWVGADADAPAAAETLDAGGRLVLPGFVDAHNHVRLGSDEACVQLAGARSLEEIGRRIARWRRANPQARWIECEAFEYSAVPGGRMPRAADLDPLTEGLPAFVFSYDVHTMWLNTAAMRALGIDRDHTDLPFGVAQTDGSGEPTGFVTEFAVRGLSHAGQRALADLGVPWAGQDRAYPRLLASLDMATALGVTTIVEPQNSLDDLALFRRARAEGRLRSRVIAALFHPRGTDEADLADFAAAAAEHDDEWFRVGPLKLYIDDVVEPHTAALLEPYCGHSHRGETFYPPEEFAGLLAKLDAAGFQAFVHATGDRGIRTVLDAVEHAFRVNGRRDARHQVVHVECLDPADVPRFTSLGVVACMQPRHCSPDIAGPGHDWASAVGPERWGKAWPMRSLHEAGAVLAFSSDWNVAEMDPMIGIYTAVTRQGLAGGPAWMPQECVDLETAVRAYTLGSAYANFCDHDRGSLTAGKLADLVILSEDLFEIPAARIPEVRAETVIVDGRTVHRRG, from the coding sequence ATGAACGACCTGGTCGTGCGGAACGCCCGCATCCACACCGTCGACCCCGCGCTGCCACGGGCGCAGGCGCTGGCCGTACGGGACGGGCGGATCACCTGGGTGGGCGCCGACGCCGACGCCCCCGCCGCCGCCGAGACGCTCGACGCCGGCGGCCGGCTGGTCCTGCCCGGTTTCGTGGACGCGCACAACCACGTCCGGCTGGGCTCGGACGAGGCGTGCGTCCAGCTCGCCGGCGCCCGCTCGCTGGAGGAGATCGGCCGGCGGATCGCGCGGTGGCGGCGGGCCAACCCACAGGCCCGGTGGATCGAGTGCGAGGCGTTCGAGTACTCCGCCGTCCCCGGCGGCAGGATGCCCCGCGCCGCCGACCTGGACCCGCTCACCGAGGGCCTGCCCGCCTTCGTGTTCAGCTACGACGTGCACACCATGTGGCTGAACACCGCCGCGATGCGCGCACTCGGCATCGACCGCGACCACACGGACCTGCCGTTCGGCGTGGCCCAGACCGACGGGTCGGGAGAGCCGACCGGATTCGTCACCGAGTTCGCGGTGCGCGGGCTCTCCCACGCCGGGCAGCGGGCGCTGGCCGATCTCGGCGTGCCGTGGGCCGGCCAGGACCGCGCCTACCCCCGCCTGCTGGCCAGCCTCGACATGGCCACCGCCCTGGGCGTCACCACGATCGTCGAACCGCAGAACTCGCTGGACGACCTGGCCCTGTTCCGGCGGGCCAGGGCCGAGGGACGGCTCCGCTCCCGGGTGATCGCAGCACTCTTCCACCCCCGCGGGACGGACGAGGCGGACCTGGCGGACTTCGCCGCCGCGGCGGCCGAGCACGACGACGAGTGGTTCCGGGTCGGGCCCCTCAAGCTCTACATCGACGACGTGGTGGAGCCGCACACCGCCGCGCTCCTGGAGCCCTACTGCGGGCACTCGCACCGCGGCGAGACCTTCTACCCGCCGGAGGAGTTCGCCGGCCTGCTGGCCAAGCTGGACGCCGCGGGCTTCCAGGCGTTCGTGCACGCCACCGGCGACCGGGGCATCCGCACCGTGCTGGACGCCGTCGAGCACGCCTTCCGGGTCAACGGCCGCCGTGACGCCCGCCACCAGGTCGTCCACGTGGAGTGCCTCGACCCGGCCGACGTGCCGCGCTTCACCTCGCTGGGCGTGGTGGCCTGCATGCAGCCCCGGCACTGCTCGCCCGACATCGCCGGTCCCGGCCACGACTGGGCCTCGGCGGTCGGCCCGGAGCGGTGGGGCAAGGCCTGGCCGATGCGCTCGCTGCACGAGGCGGGAGCGGTGCTGGCCTTCTCCAGCGACTGGAACGTGGCCGAGATGGACCCGATGATCGGCATCTACACCGCCGTCACCCGGCAGGGCCTCGCCGGCGGCCCGGCCTGGATGCCGCAGGAGTGCGTGGATCTGGAGACCGCCGTCCGCGCCTACACCCTAGGCTCGGCCTACGCCAACTTCTGCGACCACGACCGGGGCTCGCTGACCGCGGGCAAGCTCGCCGACCTGGTGATCCTGTCCGAGGACCTCTTCGAGATCCCGGCCGCCCGCATCCCCGAGGTCCGGGCCGAGACGGTGATCGTCGACGGCCGGACCGTCCACCGGAGGGGCTGA
- a CDS encoding GNAT family N-acetyltransferase: MTSTRSSISTEVRWAVAGELPGLAAVEVAADGVFAQVGITFPEGTTMVEETDDPSRVLVAGTPPVGFAMIGWVDGLVHLDQLAVHPDHGRQGIGGRLLEAVCDHAASAGSAAVTLTTFRDVPWNGPWYAQRGFAVLDPAEWGTELAALVDHERELGIELAPRVVMRRAL; this comes from the coding sequence ATGACAAGCACTCGATCTTCGATTTCGACTGAGGTCCGCTGGGCCGTGGCCGGGGAGCTGCCCGGCCTGGCGGCGGTGGAGGTCGCCGCCGACGGGGTGTTCGCCCAGGTGGGCATCACCTTCCCGGAGGGGACCACGATGGTCGAGGAGACCGACGACCCGTCGCGGGTCCTGGTCGCCGGGACCCCGCCGGTCGGGTTCGCGATGATCGGCTGGGTGGACGGGCTGGTCCACCTCGACCAGCTCGCCGTCCACCCCGACCACGGGCGGCAGGGCATCGGCGGGCGCCTGCTGGAGGCGGTCTGCGACCACGCGGCCTCGGCGGGCTCGGCGGCCGTGACGCTGACGACCTTCCGGGACGTGCCCTGGAACGGGCCGTGGTACGCCCAGCGGGGCTTCGCCGTGCTCGATCCGGCCGAGTGGGGGACGGAGCTGGCCGCACTGGTGGACCACGAGCGGGAGCTGGGCATCGAGCTCGCGCCCCGCGTCGTGATGCGCCGCGCCCTCTGA
- the rpsO gene encoding 30S ribosomal protein S15, translating into MSLDTAAKKQIIGEYAKGETDTGSPEVQIALLSKRISELTEHLKTHKHDHHSRRGLLLLVGRRRRLLKYLQSKDIARYRSLIERLGLRR; encoded by the coding sequence GTGTCGCTCGACACCGCCGCCAAGAAGCAGATCATCGGTGAGTACGCCAAGGGTGAGACCGACACCGGTTCCCCCGAGGTGCAGATCGCGCTGCTGAGCAAGCGCATCAGCGAGCTCACCGAGCACCTGAAGACGCACAAGCACGACCACCACAGCCGCCGCGGCCTGCTGCTGCTCGTGGGTCGCCGCCGCCGTCTGCTCAAGTACCTGCAGAGCAAGGACATCGCGCGCTACCGTTCGCTCATCGAGCGGCTCGGCCTGCGCCGATAG
- the dapB gene encoding 4-hydroxy-tetrahydrodipicolinate reductase: protein MIRVGVLGARGRVGIEVCRAVEAADDLELVAAVDKGDPIEGLAGSEVVVDFTHPDVVMGNLEWCISHGIHPVVGTTGFDAGRLATVRGWLDDNPGVNALIAPNFGIAAVLMMHFAQQAARYFDSVEIVELHHPNKADAPSGTARRTAELVAEARSKAGVGPMPDATSAELEGARGAEVDGVRVHSVRLAGLVAHQEVLMGGDGETLTIRHDTMSRSSFTPGVLLGVRRVGETPGLTVGLEPLLDL, encoded by the coding sequence GTGATCAGGGTTGGAGTTCTCGGCGCCCGCGGGCGTGTCGGTATCGAAGTGTGCAGGGCCGTCGAGGCGGCCGACGACCTGGAGCTGGTCGCGGCGGTCGACAAGGGCGACCCGATCGAGGGTCTCGCGGGCTCGGAGGTGGTGGTCGACTTCACCCACCCCGACGTGGTCATGGGCAACCTCGAATGGTGCATCTCCCACGGCATCCACCCGGTGGTCGGCACCACCGGCTTCGACGCCGGGCGGCTGGCGACCGTCAGGGGCTGGCTGGACGACAACCCCGGCGTCAACGCGCTGATCGCCCCCAACTTCGGCATCGCCGCCGTGCTGATGATGCACTTCGCCCAGCAGGCCGCCCGATACTTCGACTCCGTCGAGATCGTCGAGTTGCACCACCCGAACAAGGCCGACGCGCCCTCCGGCACCGCCCGCCGTACGGCGGAGCTGGTCGCCGAGGCGCGGAGCAAGGCCGGGGTGGGGCCGATGCCCGACGCCACCAGCGCCGAGCTGGAGGGGGCGCGGGGCGCGGAGGTGGACGGGGTCCGCGTGCACTCCGTGCGGCTGGCCGGGCTGGTCGCCCACCAGGAGGTGCTCATGGGCGGCGACGGGGAGACGCTCACCATCCGCCACGACACCATGAGCCGCTCGTCGTTCACGCCGGGCGTGCTGCTGGGCGTGCGCCGGGTCGGGGAGACGCCCGGACTGACCGTCGGCCTGGAGCCCCTGCTCGACCTGTGA